A genomic window from Candidatus Denitrolinea symbiosum includes:
- a CDS encoding multidrug transporter MatE, with the protein MLTKVQKWGNSLALRIPKAFAVDAQLENDSLVEISIVKGKIVVTPVPAPSWTLEELLAGVTKDNLHNEINTGFAVGNEVW; encoded by the coding sequence ATGCTCACAAAGGTTCAGAAATGGGGCAACAGCCTCGCCCTGCGAATCCCGAAAGCCTTTGCGGTTGACGCTCAATTAGAAAACGATTCTCTCGTGGAAATAAGCATCGTAAAAGGCAAAATTGTTGTTACGCCAGTTCCAGCGCCAAGTTGGACGCTCGAGGAATTACTTGCAGGCGTCACGAAAGATAATCTTCATAATGAAATCAACACGGGTTTTGCCGTAGGGAATGAAGTTTGGTGA
- a CDS encoding branched-chain amino acid ABC transporter permease — MKPSSHFWAGVRAELPLLIGVFPFGLIYGALALSAGIPPAAAQAMSSVIFAGSSQFAFAQLVHDATPAVIIFLAIAVINLRHMLYSASLAPYLHDLSLRWKIVLSYLMTDEAYAVAILNYERVGGTMGAHYYFLGAGLALWSVWQASGALGLWLGAALPTTLPLDFALPLTFIAMVVPVLKKSPAFAASLSAGLVALAAYSLPYKLGLILAALTGIAVGTMLESLLARASKPRDAQEEQ; from the coding sequence ATGAAACCTTCCTCTCACTTCTGGGCGGGAGTTCGCGCTGAACTCCCGCTTCTCATTGGCGTATTTCCCTTCGGCCTCATCTACGGGGCGCTGGCCCTCAGCGCGGGCATCCCTCCCGCCGCCGCGCAAGCCATGTCGTCCGTCATCTTCGCGGGATCGTCGCAATTCGCGTTCGCGCAACTCGTCCACGACGCTACGCCGGCCGTCATCATCTTCCTCGCCATCGCGGTGATCAACCTGCGTCACATGCTCTACTCCGCCTCGCTCGCGCCGTATTTACACGACCTGTCGCTGCGCTGGAAAATCGTCCTCTCCTATTTGATGACCGACGAAGCCTACGCGGTCGCCATCCTGAACTACGAACGCGTCGGCGGGACGATGGGCGCGCACTACTACTTCCTCGGCGCGGGACTCGCTCTTTGGTCTGTCTGGCAGGCGAGCGGCGCGCTTGGACTTTGGCTGGGCGCGGCCCTCCCGACGACTCTGCCCCTCGACTTTGCCCTGCCGCTCACATTCATCGCGATGGTCGTCCCCGTGCTGAAGAAATCCCCCGCGTTCGCGGCGTCCCTCTCCGCGGGACTCGTCGCGCTGGCGGCGTACTCGCTTCCCTACAAACTCGGTCTCATCCTCGCCGCGCTGACGGGGATCGCGGTCGGTACCATGCTGGAGAGCCTCCTCGCGCGAGCCTCCAAACCGCGCGACGCGCAGGAGGAACAATGA
- a CDS encoding transcriptional regulator XRE family, which translates to MELVEKAEILLDIQDYDSAKASLQRGDDELIPSEIVHAILDGENAVKTWREFRKMSQQELAEKAGISIPYLSQIETNKRTGSIEVLSAIAKTLKVSLENIVPAQP; encoded by the coding sequence TTGGAACTCGTAGAAAAAGCGGAAATACTGCTCGATATTCAGGATTACGACAGCGCCAAAGCGTCCTTGCAACGCGGCGACGATGAATTGATTCCCAGCGAAATTGTTCACGCCATTCTTGACGGGGAGAATGCCGTCAAGACATGGCGTGAGTTCCGCAAAATGTCCCAACAGGAGTTGGCGGAAAAAGCAGGGATCAGCATCCCCTACCTATCCCAAATAGAAACGAATAAGCGCACAGGTTCAATTGAGGTTTTATCGGCCATCGCAAAGACTCTAAAGGTTTCTCTCGAAAACATAGTTCCTGCGCAACCATAA
- a CDS encoding 2-oxoacid:ferredoxin oxidoreductase subunit gamma, whose translation MQKEILIAGFGGQGVLFAGQVLAYAAMDAGKTVTWIPSYGPEMRGGTANCTVVIADEEIGSPLVKNPPAVVALNLPSFDKYEELLQPGGVLIVNQSMVDRPAKRDDITVIFIPGNEIAEETGDRRLLNMVMVGGLLAAFPILPLDDAKAALKAHLPAKHQKLIPNNYAAMDKGYAHAMQQLEKVAAA comes from the coding sequence ATGCAAAAAGAAATTCTCATCGCAGGGTTTGGCGGACAGGGCGTGCTGTTCGCGGGACAGGTGCTGGCGTACGCGGCCATGGACGCGGGCAAGACCGTGACGTGGATCCCCTCCTACGGTCCCGAAATGCGCGGCGGGACGGCCAACTGCACCGTGGTCATCGCGGACGAGGAGATCGGCTCCCCGCTGGTCAAGAATCCGCCTGCGGTCGTTGCCCTGAACCTGCCGTCCTTCGATAAATACGAGGAACTTCTCCAGCCGGGCGGTGTGCTGATCGTCAACCAAAGCATGGTGGACCGTCCCGCCAAACGCGACGATATCACCGTCATCTTCATCCCCGGCAACGAGATCGCCGAAGAGACGGGCGACCGCCGCCTGCTCAATATGGTGATGGTCGGCGGGCTGCTGGCGGCCTTCCCCATCCTGCCGCTGGACGACGCCAAAGCCGCGCTGAAGGCGCATCTCCCGGCGAAACACCAGAAGTTAATCCCCAACAACTATGCCGCCATGGATAAGGGATACGCCCACGCCATGCAGCAATTGGAGAAGGTCGCGGCGGCGTGA
- a CDS encoding branched-chain amino acid ABC transporter permease — MNIWLTMILSGLATFGMRFSFVWLMGRYEVPAAMRRALHYVPIAVLSAIIFPGLFLPEGQFDLSLGNTRLLAGLVAIAVAAWTKNSLLTIVAGFAALLVLEFVGAR, encoded by the coding sequence ATGAACATCTGGCTGACCATGATCCTGAGCGGCCTGGCGACCTTCGGGATGCGCTTCTCCTTCGTCTGGCTGATGGGACGCTACGAGGTCCCGGCGGCGATGCGCCGCGCCCTGCATTACGTCCCGATCGCAGTGTTATCCGCCATCATTTTTCCCGGGTTGTTTCTCCCCGAAGGGCAGTTCGACCTCAGTCTCGGCAACACGCGCCTGCTGGCGGGTCTCGTCGCCATCGCGGTCGCGGCCTGGACGAAGAACAGCCTGTTGACCATCGTCGCGGGATTCGCGGCCCTGCTGGTTTTGGAGTTCGTCGGCGCTCGTTGA
- a CDS encoding chromosome partitioning protein (ParA) family protein, translated as MNRIIAIANQKGGVGKTTTAVSLAHGLALRRRNVLLVDLDPQGQCATSLAVNPEPGVFNALVNPRSDIRQWIRDTGREYLHLLPGDRSTATAQIVINAENRPIDAILSLLRVLRNEYDYILLDTAPSVGGIQERAVYASDLTLIPTATEFLSMDGLVQMMDLLGSLRERFHWNGRLLGILPTFYDEQTSESAKSIEELRGKFGKGILSPIHRATVLRECAADGVTIFEKAPASRASQEYETLTTVTVKVP; from the coding sequence ATGAACCGCATTATCGCAATCGCAAACCAAAAAGGCGGTGTGGGCAAGACCACGACCGCCGTCTCCCTGGCGCACGGACTGGCGCTGCGCCGCCGCAACGTCCTGCTGGTTGATCTTGATCCGCAGGGACAATGCGCCACCTCGCTGGCCGTCAACCCGGAGCCGGGCGTCTTCAACGCCCTGGTCAACCCGCGTTCCGACATCCGCCAATGGATCCGCGACACCGGACGCGAGTATCTGCACCTCCTGCCCGGCGACCGCTCAACCGCCACCGCCCAGATCGTAATCAACGCCGAGAACCGCCCCATTGACGCCATCCTGTCTCTCCTGCGCGTTCTACGGAACGAGTACGACTACATTCTCCTGGACACCGCGCCCTCGGTGGGAGGCATTCAAGAGCGGGCGGTGTACGCCTCCGACCTGACGCTGATTCCCACTGCCACCGAATTTCTCTCAATGGACGGCCTGGTGCAAATGATGGACCTGCTGGGTTCGCTGCGCGAACGTTTTCATTGGAATGGCAGATTGTTGGGCATCCTGCCAACCTTCTATGACGAGCAAACTTCCGAAAGCGCCAAGTCCATCGAGGAACTTCGCGGGAAATTTGGAAAGGGCATATTGTCTCCCATTCACCGCGCCACAGTATTACGAGAATGCGCGGCGGATGGCGTGACCATCTTCGAGAAGGCTCCCGCCTCACGCGCTTCGCAGGAGTACGAAACCCTAACCACCGTGACGGTGAAGGTGCCTTAA
- a CDS encoding 3-methyl-2-oxobutanoate dehydrogenase subunit VorB: protein MPKELWKGNEAIAEAAVRAGLEAYFGYPITPQTEILEYLSRRMPELGRAFVQAESELGAINMVYGAACAGVRVMSTSSSPGVSLMMEGLSYIAGTEVPAVLVNVMRGGPGLGNIAPAQSDYNQAVRGGGHGDYPRIVLAPASVQEAIDLMGLSFDLAEKYRMICMMILDGSIGQMMEPAEMPEMKPVVRKDWSWATNGAIGRERRILSSIYINPPAEEVANFRLGKRWQEVEANEVRFKEYHLDDAEFAVVGFGTAGRVALSAVRAARAEGIKVGLLRPITVSPFPYQVIEELAGRVSGFLVVEMNMGQMYDDVRLATRGRVPVEFYGRTGGVVPFPDEILAEIRRVAAGQWSAEADTRISWQARMADVIGGK, encoded by the coding sequence ATGCCCAAAGAACTATGGAAAGGCAATGAAGCGATCGCGGAAGCGGCGGTGCGCGCGGGGCTGGAGGCCTACTTCGGCTACCCGATCACCCCGCAGACCGAGATCCTTGAATACCTCTCGCGGCGCATGCCCGAACTCGGGCGCGCTTTCGTGCAGGCCGAATCGGAACTGGGCGCGATCAACATGGTCTACGGCGCGGCCTGCGCGGGCGTGCGCGTCATGTCCACCTCCTCCAGCCCGGGCGTGAGCCTGATGATGGAGGGACTCTCCTACATCGCGGGGACGGAAGTCCCGGCGGTACTGGTCAACGTGATGCGCGGCGGACCGGGACTCGGCAACATCGCCCCGGCGCAATCGGACTACAACCAGGCCGTGCGCGGCGGCGGTCACGGAGACTACCCGCGCATCGTCCTCGCGCCCGCGTCGGTGCAGGAGGCGATTGACCTGATGGGGCTGTCGTTCGACCTGGCCGAAAAATATCGGATGATCTGCATGATGATCCTCGACGGCTCGATCGGACAAATGATGGAACCCGCCGAAATGCCCGAAATGAAACCGGTCGTCCGCAAGGATTGGTCGTGGGCCACCAACGGCGCGATCGGACGCGAGCGGCGCATCCTTTCTTCCATTTATATCAACCCGCCCGCCGAGGAAGTCGCCAACTTCCGCCTCGGCAAACGCTGGCAGGAAGTGGAAGCCAACGAAGTCCGCTTCAAGGAATATCACCTGGACGACGCCGAATTCGCGGTCGTCGGCTTCGGGACGGCGGGACGCGTCGCGCTTTCAGCGGTGCGCGCGGCGCGAGCCGAGGGGATCAAAGTCGGGTTGCTGCGTCCGATCACCGTCAGCCCGTTCCCGTACCAGGTCATCGAGGAACTGGCGGGACGCGTGAGCGGCTTCCTGGTCGTCGAGATGAACATGGGGCAGATGTACGACGACGTGCGCCTCGCGACGCGCGGGCGCGTCCCCGTGGAATTCTACGGGCGGACGGGCGGCGTGGTGCCATTCCCCGACGAGATCCTGGCTGAGATCCGCCGCGTCGCCGCGGGACAGTGGTCCGCCGAGGCCGACACGCGCATTTCCTGGCAGGCGCGCATGGCGGACGTGATCGGCGGAAAATAG
- a CDS encoding 2-oxoglutarate oxidoreductase, protein MTLTAPNHLVYDRPEGFTETPTHYCPGCTHGVAHRLVAEVLEEMELLPKTIGVAPVGCAVFAYNYFSTDFVEAPHGRAPAMATGIKRVLPDRIVFTYQGDGDMASIGMGEIVHAAARGENITVVFINNANYGMTGGQMAPTTLPGMKTTSSPNGRDVETQGYPIRMAELLATLDGAGYVVRRSLHDPKNIRLAKKAIRIAFETQVRGLGFSLVELLSTCPTNWGLTPVESLKFVEEKMVPAFPLGDYKVAAGVAQIKV, encoded by the coding sequence ATGACACTAACTGCACCCAATCATCTTGTTTACGACCGGCCCGAAGGCTTTACTGAAACGCCGACGCATTACTGTCCCGGCTGCACGCATGGCGTGGCGCACCGCCTGGTGGCGGAAGTGTTGGAGGAGATGGAACTCCTCCCCAAGACCATCGGCGTCGCGCCGGTGGGATGCGCGGTGTTCGCCTACAATTATTTCTCCACGGACTTCGTCGAGGCCCCGCACGGACGCGCGCCGGCCATGGCGACGGGCATCAAACGCGTCCTGCCCGACCGCATCGTCTTCACCTACCAGGGCGACGGCGACATGGCCTCCATCGGCATGGGCGAGATCGTCCACGCCGCGGCGCGCGGGGAGAATATCACCGTCGTCTTCATCAACAACGCCAACTACGGCATGACGGGCGGACAGATGGCTCCCACCACCCTGCCCGGCATGAAGACGACCTCCTCGCCCAACGGCCGCGACGTGGAGACGCAGGGCTATCCCATCCGCATGGCGGAATTGCTCGCCACGCTGGACGGCGCGGGCTACGTGGTGCGCCGTTCGCTGCACGACCCGAAGAATATCCGCCTCGCGAAAAAGGCGATTCGCATCGCCTTCGAGACGCAGGTGCGCGGGCTGGGATTCTCGCTGGTCGAACTGCTCTCCACCTGCCCGACAAACTGGGGGCTGACGCCGGTCGAGTCGCTGAAATTCGTGGAAGAGAAAATGGTCCCCGCCTTCCCACTCGGCGATTACAAGGTCGCCGCGGGAGTGGCTCAGATCAAAGTATAG
- a CDS encoding mRNA-degrading endonuclease gives MVNAMAYIPDSGDIVWIMFNPQAGHEQAGHRPALVLSPEAYNGRVGLAILCPITSQVKGYPFEVLIPEGLEIKGAILSDQVKSLDWKARKAEFACKLPLEKYNEVVKKLSTLIREQFQNM, from the coding sequence TTGGTGAACGCCATGGCGTATATTCCTGACAGCGGCGATATCGTTTGGATCATGTTCAATCCGCAAGCGGGACATGAACAGGCAGGTCATAGACCGGCATTGGTTTTGTCTCCAGAGGCATATAACGGTAGAGTCGGGTTAGCGATACTTTGTCCAATAACAAGCCAGGTGAAAGGATATCCGTTTGAGGTTTTGATCCCTGAAGGATTGGAAATCAAAGGCGCAATTCTATCCGACCAGGTCAAGAGTCTTGATTGGAAAGCCAGAAAAGCAGAATTTGCCTGCAAATTACCGCTCGAAAAATACAACGAAGTTGTCAAAAAGTTAAGTACTTTGATTCGCGAGCAATTTCAAAATATGTAG
- a CDS encoding 4Fe-4S ferredoxin gives MAVKGWIEVSDTYCKGCELCVSACPQGVMELDMSRLTPKGYHPAHIFKEGCTGCVVCALVCPDAAITVYREVIKAAVPAPA, from the coding sequence ATGGCAGTCAAAGGCTGGATCGAAGTCAGCGACACATACTGTAAGGGCTGCGAGCTCTGCGTCAGCGCCTGCCCGCAAGGCGTGATGGAATTGGATATGTCACGTCTGACGCCCAAGGGATACCACCCCGCGCACATCTTCAAGGAAGGCTGCACGGGGTGTGTTGTTTGCGCGCTGGTCTGTCCCGACGCGGCGATCACGGTCTACCGCGAGGTGATCAAGGCGGCCGTCCCGGCCCCGGCGTAA